TGTCTTCCAGATGTTTCATAAAATCTACTTGCTGTCTCATAATCGACTTCTGTTGCTTCCATAATAATTCTCTTAGAACGTTCTTCTAATTTTTTATTTGTTGATAAAACGTCTACCATTAAGTTCTTATAAACTTTCCCAATACCTACCATTGATGCTGTTGAAATCATGTTCAGTACTAACTTCTGTGCTGTACCGGCTTTTAATCTAGTAGAGCCAGTTAAAACTTCAGCTCCAGTCACAATTTCCACCGCTATATCCGCATGTGCAGAAATTTCAGCATTAGCATTACAAGAGATTGCGCCTGTTTTTGCACCAATTGAGTTTGCATAATCCAATGCACCAATTACATATGGTGTTCGCCCACTCGCTGCAATACCAATAACAAAATCATCTTTAGTTAATTGAATTTCCTTTAAATCAGCCTGTCCAAGTGATATAGAGTCCTCTGCTCCTTCTACAGCAGTTACAAAAGCTTTCTCTCCGCCAGCAATTAAACCAATAACTTGTTCTTTTGCAACACCAAACGTAGGGACACATTCTGCTGCGTCAAGCACACCTAACCTTCCGCTAGTCCCAGCTCCGAGATAAATTAATCTTCCTCTTTGTTCAAAACTGCTGATGACACCGCTTACAATACGTTCAATTTGAGGTAAGACTTTCTTGATAGCAGTTGGAACTGTTGCATCTTCTTCATTCATAACTGCTAAAATTTCTTTTGGCGAAAGTGTATCTAAATCAACTGTTTTTTTATTTCGCCCTTCTGTTCCTAAATTCTCTAGCATCTAACCACTCCTTCCAACACAGTATAATATAAATGAAATAAAATTTCAACATATATTTTATAATTTAAAACTTTTGTTTATAAAAACTTTTTAATGCTCAGTAAAAAAGATAGGAACTAGCTTCATTTCATAAGCTAGTTCCTATCTCTATTTATTCTCTAAAACGGTTTGTCGCTTCTCGAGATTGTTTAATTTGTTCAATCATTTCATCATAGTGGTGAGACGCATAGTAGTAAAATAAAATATCAACCACTAGCAATTGTGCCTGTCTTGAACTAGTTGCCGTACTTCTGATTTCGGCTTCTGGAGCACGTGACGTTTCTAAAGATAAATCGGCTTGTTCTTTTAATTTATTATGACCAAAACGTGTGAGACTAATGACTAGAACATGATTTAATTTAGCTTGCTCAACCAGTTGTAATACTTCGGACGTTTCGCCACTATTAGAAATAGCAATAAAAACAGCTCTTTTCTTTCCTGTAGCAAAAGCCATTGCAAGAACATGCGCATCTTGAGTGGCTAAAACATGCTTTCCTGCTCGCAGCCACTTTTGAGAGATGTCTTCTGCTACTAGCCAAGAAGCACCAACACCATAAGTATAAATTGTATCTGCGTCGCCTAGTAAATCACATGCCTCTAAAATTTTGGTTTCATTTAGCTGACTTGCCGTATCATTCATTGTTTGAATCATATTAGAAACTAATTTTTCTGTAATAGTATGAAAGTCTTCATTTGGTTCAATATCGTAATATCCTTTTTTTTGTGGTTTCACTAAATCAAGTGATAGTTGTCGCTTTAATTCAGGAAAGCTTTGAAGACCAATTGATTTACAGAAACGAACAACTGCTGCCCCGCTCGCGTCTGCTTGTTGAGCTAGTTTATGAATCGATGCTGTAGTTGTAAATTCAGGATTCGCTAATACTGCTTGTCCAATTTTTTTTTCTGATTTTGGCAAGTCGTCTAAAATGCCTTCTATTCGATTGATAATACTACCATTACTCATCAGCTTTTCTCCATTCCATTTTTCGTCATTATACCAAATAACCAACTAAAAATAAAACTGCCAGCTAAAAAGCCAGCAGTTTTTACTTTTAATTCGCAACAATATTAACCAGTTTGCCAGGAACAACAATCACTTTACGAATTGTTTTACCTTCAAGATTTTCTTTGATTTTATTGTCTTCTTGAGCGATTTTCTCTAGTTCTTCTTTAGCTAGTGATTTCGCAACAGTGATTTTATTTTTCACTTTACCATTCACTTGAAGTACGATTTCTACTTCATCTTCTACTAGTTTGGTTTCATCATAAGTTGGCCAAGATACATAGCTGATTGTTTCTGTATGACCTAGGATCTCCCACAATTCTTCTGCAAGATGTGGAGCGATTGGCGAAAGTAGTTGAACGAAACCTTCGATATATTCTTTTGGAATGCTTGGTTGTTTGTATGCTTCATTGATAAAAATCATTAGTTGTGAAATTCCTGTATTGAAACGAAGATTTTCGTAATGATTAGTTACCGTTTTTACCATTTGATGATAAGCTTTTTCCAAATTAGCATTAGGTTCAGTTGTTACTTTCTCAGCAAGTGTACCTTCTTCAGTAACAAGCAAGCGCCAAATACGATCAAGGAATTTGCGTGAACCTTCTAGTCCATTTTCATTCCAAGCAATAGAAGCTTCTAGTGGTCCCATGAACATTTCATACATGCGGAGTGTATCTGCACCGTATTTTTCTACTACTTCATCCGGATTGACCACATTCCCTCTTGATTTGGACATTTTTTCATTATTTTCGCCAAGAATCATTCCTTGGTTAAATAGTTTTTGGAATGGTTCTTTGGTTGGAACCACACCAATGTCATACAAGAATTTATGCCAGAAACGCGCGTAAAGCAAATGAAGCACCGCATGTTCAGCACCGCCAATATAAACATCTACCGGTAGCCATTCTGCAAGTTTTTCTTTATCGGCAATTGCATCTTTATTTTTTGGATCGATATAGCGCAAGAAGTACCAGCTTGACCCAGCCCATTGTGGCATGGTGTTTGTCTCACGGCGACCTTTGCGACCATTTTCATCTGTAACATTTACCCAATCATGTAAGTTAGCAAGTGGGGATTCACCAGTTCCTGATGGTTTGATCTCGGTAGCTTTTGGCAAGAGTAGTGGTAATTCTTCTTCTGGTACAAGCGTTGTCTCACCATCTTCCCAGTGAATAACAGGAATAGGTTCTCCCCAATAACGTTGTCTACTAAACAACCAGTCGCGCAAACGGTAAGTGATTTTGCGGCTACCGATTCCTTCTTTTTCCAACCAGTCAATTGCTGCTGTGATTGCTTCTGATTTATCTAGTCCATTCAAGAAGTCAGAATTGATATGTGTGCCGTCCCCTGTGAAAGCTTCTTTAGTAACATCTCCACCTTCAAGGACTGGACGAATGTTCAAGCCAAATTGCTTCGCGAATTCATAGTCACGGTCATCATGCGCGGGTACTGCCATAATTGCTCCGGTTCCGTACTGGATTAGTACATAATCAGCAATCCAAACGGGTACTTCTTCGCCGTTAATTGGATTGATAGCATAGGCACCTGTGAATACGCCCGTTTTATCTTTCGCAAGGTCGGTTCTTTCTAGTTCACTTTTTAGCTCGACTTGTTTTTTATATGCTTCCACTGCGTCTTTTTGAGCGGCTGTGGTGATTTTTTCAACAAGTTCATGTTCAGGTGCAAATACAGTATAAGTTGCACCAAAAAGCGTATCTGGACGTGTCGTGAAGACGTTAAAGGTTTCGTCGCTGTCTTTCATTTTAAAAGTTACTTCGGCCCCTTCTGAACGTCCAATCCAGTTACGTTGCATATCTTTAATATTTTCAGGCCAATCGACTAGCTCTAGATCATCTAGCAAACGGTCAGCATAAGCTGTTATTTTCAGCATCCATTGGCGCATTGGTTTACGGAAAACAGGGAAACCACCGCGTTCACTTTTACCATCAATAACTTCTTCATTGGCAAGTACAGTACCAAGCGCGGGACACCAGTTGACAGCAATTTCAGCTTCATAAGCCAAGCCATGTTCATATAGTTTTTCAAAAATCCACTGTGTCCATTTATAATATTCTGGGTCAGTCGTATTAATTTCGCGTTCCCAGTCATAGGAAAAACCAAGTGATTTAATTTGGCGAGTAAAATTGGCAATATTAAGTGCGGTAAATTCTTCTGGATCATTTCCAGTATCAATCGCATATTGTTCAGCAGGAAGACCGAAAGCATCCCAACCAATCGGATGAAGCACATTTTTACCTTGCATCCGTTTCATTCTAGACAAAATATCTGTTGCCGTATAACCTTCTGGGTGTCCTACGTGAAGCCCTGCCCCTGATGGATACGGGAACATATCTAGCGCATAGAAATTTTCTTTATTTTTATCTTCGGTTGTTTTGAAGGTATTATGTTCACTCCAATATTGTTGCCATTTCGGTTCCACTTTTTTGTGATTAAATGTCACTTTACTCATCCTCTTTTCCTTAAAATATCGAATTTTGGATACAAAAAAATCCCTACATCCCAACGGCTTATCGCCATGGGACGAGAGATGCTTCTCCCGCGGTACCACCCACATTAGTGTTTGACCACTCAACTTCAAAACTCCTTAACGCGGAAAACGGGGATACACCCAAGCTCAATGGTAAGTTCATCTGGTTTTTGTGACTGACTTGCACCGACCGTCAGCTCTCTTAGCACCAAAAACATGTAGATTACTACTCCATTTCATCGCTATTTCTCAAAATTCATTAACTTTATTGTAGCTGAAAATAATGTTTTTAGCAAGCGCTCTGAAGTTTTCTCCAACTTGCTCGCTAAAATGTGCTAAAATGAATGGAGAATTTCATTATGAAGGAGTCTAAAACTAGTGAAACAAGCGAATCCATTTTTATACAGTAATGATAACAAGCGGTATCATACTTGGAACTACTGCTTACGCGAACAATTTGGTCAAAAAACTTACAAGGTAGCTCTCGACGGTGGTTTTGATTGTCCGAATCGTGATGGCACGGTGGCGCAAGGTGGTTGCACCTTTTGTAGTGCTGCTGGGTCTGGTGATTTTGCGGGGAACCGAGCGCTTGATTTAAAAGTGCAGTTCCAACAAGTGCGTGATAAAATGCAAACAAAATGGAAAGATGGCAAATGTATTGCCTATTTCCAAGCATTTACAAATACACATGCCCCAGTTGCTGAACTTAGAGAAAAATTTGAAACAGTTTTGAATGAGCCTGGCGTGGTTGGGCTTTCGATTGCGACAAGGCCTGACTGTTTACCAGATGATGTCGTCGAATATTTGGCTGAACTGAATGAACGTACTTATCTTTGGCTTGAGCTTGGTTTGCAATCTGCACATGATGAGACTGGTCAACTAATCAACCGCGCCCATGATTATGATTGTTATTTAGAAGGCGTGAAGAAACTACAAGCGCATAATATCCGAATTTGTACGCATATTATTAATGGTCTTCCTAAAGAAACACCTGAAATGATGATGGAAACTACCCAAAAAGTCGTCGAAAGTGGCGTAGATGGCATTAAGATTCATTTACTTCATTTGTTAAAAGGGACGCCAATGGTGGAAGACTATAAAAAAGGTGATTTGGAATTCCTAACTCGAGATGGCTATGTCAACTTAGTGGCTGACCAACTAGAAATCTTGCCTCCTGAAATGGTTATTCACCGGATTACTGGTGACGGCGGGGTCGATGATTTGATTGGTCCTGTTTGGAGCTTAAATAAATTTGAAGTATTAAATGCGATTGATGCTGAATTAGTTAGAAGAGATAGCTGGCAAGGAAAACTGTATCAAGCGCCGGAAGTGATTGCTAAATGAATTTACGTGCAGTTCTTCCCTTTGCTCATGACACGCTTCGCAACGTTGTACGTCCGGGTGATTATGTCGTGGACGCTACTTGTGGGAATGGTCATGATACGCTGTTACTTGCCGAACTTGTTGGTGTAAATGGTTACGTGTTGGGATTTGATATTCAACAAGTAGCGATTGATGCGACAAGAACTCGATTAGAAAATGCAGCTGTTAGTTCGCAAGTAAATTTAATTTGTGCAAGTCACGCTACGATTCCTGAATATGCGACCAACCCAGTTCGAGCGGCGATTTTCAACCTTGGTTACTTGCCGGGTGGTGATAAGAAAATCACAACAACAGCAGACTCCACCTTACTTAGTATTCAACATTTGATGGAGTTATTAGAAGTTGGTGGTGTGATAATTCTCGTTATTTATCATGGACATCCAGAAGGCAAACAAGAGAAACAAGCGGTGGTCCGTTTTTGCGAGACTATCAGCCAACAAGAATTTCACGTTTTATCCTACCAATTTATCAACCAACAAAATGACGCACCATTTGTGATTGTTATTGAAAAAAGAAAACCTAGACAAAGCTAACGGGTAGCCTGTCTAGGTTCTCTTTTATTTACCGAAATCGTATTTATCTGCTACATAAACATCGTACCAAATCATAAAGATAACGACTGTCCATATTTTTCGACTGTAGTCAAATTTCCCAGCACAGTGGTCATCTAGCAAATCAAGAACGTATTGTTTGTTGATTAAATGATCAGTTGGGGATTCTTTAATAATATTTTTAACCCAAGCATTCATTTCGTCTTTTAGCCAGTGACGAATTGGCACAGGGAATCCTAATTTGCGGCGATTAAGTACGTGTTCTGGTACAAAAGTCGCTGCTGCTTTACGCAAGATATATTTTGTTGTTCCTTGTGTTGTTTTCATCGTATCTGGAATTCCTCTTGCAACATTGTACACTTCTTTATCAAGGAAAGGTACACGAACTTCCAACGAATTAGCCATTGTCATCCGGTCTGCTTTTAGAAGAATATCTCCTCGAAGCCACGTATGAATATCAATGTACTGCATTCTTTCTACTGGATGATAATTTTTTGTTTCCGCATAAAACGGATCCGTAATATTCGTATAATCATGTCCAGCTTGGTATTTTGGCAGTAAAATTTGTTTTTCTTTTTCTGTGAACATTTTTGCATTTCCAATATAACGTTCTTCCATCGGGGTTGTTCCACGTTCTAAGAAACTTTTACCACGCATTCCTTCTGGCATAACTTTCGCCACACTATTTAGCATGGATTTAAAGGCTTTTGGCATTTTGTTGAACATTGCTAACGAGTTGGGTTCGTTATAAATATTGTACCCGCCAAATAGTTCATCCGCACCCTCGCCGGACAAAGCAACCGTTACTTGTTTGCGCGCTTCTCTGGATAAGAAGTAAAGCGGAATAGCAGCAGGGTCAGCAAGTGGATCATCCATATGCCAAACAATTTTTGGTAATTCTTGCATATATTCTTCTGGTGAGATGACATAACTAATGTTCTCTACACCAAGTTTGTCTGCTGTTTCTTTCGCCACGTCAATTTCGCTAAATCCGTCCCGTTCAAAACCAACTGAAAATGTTTTGATCGCTGGGTGATATTCTTTCGCAATCGCCGCAATAATCGACGAATCAATTCCACCAGATAAGAACGAACCAACTGGCACATCTGAACGCATATGCATTTTAACAGAATCATACATCACATCACGGACTTCTTTCACCCATGCGTCTTCTGATTTAGTCACAGGTGCAAATGTAGCTTTCCAATAAGTCGTAATCTCCATTGGTTCGCCAATTTTTTTTGTGAATTGGTGACCTGGTTCCAAGCGTTTCACATTCTTTGTTAAAGAATCTGGTTCTGGAACAAATTGGTAAGTCATGTAATTTTGTAAGGAAACTTCATCTAATTCTTTTTCTTTTAAAGCATGAAGAAGGGATTTTTTCTCAGAGCCCATATAAAGCTTGCCGTCTTCTTCTGCATAGAAAAATGGTTTGATACCAAATGGGTCGCGTGCTCCGTATACAAGTCCTTCTTGTTTGTCCCAAATGACAAAGCCAAACATTCCGCGTAGGCGTTCAGCAGTTTTTTCTTTATATTTCGCATATGTAGCGATAATAACTTCTGTATCACTTTCGGTTTCAAATGTCATTCCCTCAGCGATTAATTGTTCGCGGAGTTCGACATAGTTATAAACTTCTCCATTAAAAATAATCCAATAACGTTCATTTTCATACGTTAGCGGTTGATGACCGTTTTCTACATCAATAATACTTAAACGGCGGAAACCAAATTGCACGTGATCATCTGTGAAGTAACCTTCATCGTCTGGTCCACGGTGCGTAATCATACTATTCATTTGTCTGAAGGTTTCTTTATCAGCGCCAGTAATCTCTGTAATGCGGTCATGTACGCATCCTACAAATCCACACATGGTAACATTTCTCCTCTATATACATAATCGATTTATCTTTTTTTCACACCGTCTATCATATCATAACTAGGCTTGCTTTGCACTGTTTAGGAAAGAAAAACCGAACATCCCTAAGCGCGAAATGTTCGGTGACTTTTATTTGATTACTAATTTTTGTAGTGCTTCTGCTTTATCGGTTCTTTCCCAAGGTAGATCAAGGTCACTTCGGCCAAAATGTCCAAACGCAGCTGTTTGACGATAAATTGGGCGACGAAGATCAAGCATGTGAATAATCCCGGCTGGACGTAAATCAAATAATGCATTCACACCATCAATAAGCTCTTGCTCGGAAAACTTACTTGTTCCATACGTATCAATCGAAATCGATACAGGACGCGCTACACCAATAGCATAGGCTAATTGTACTTCGACTTTTTTAGCAAGTCCGGCTGCAACAATGTTTTTCGCAACATATCTCGCTGCATAAGCGCCAGAACGGTCTACTTTGGTTGGATCTTTTCCAGAAAAAGCCCCGCCACCATGTCTTGCATAACCGCCGTATGTATCTACAATGATTTTCCGACCAGTTAAGCCTGCATCTCCAAGCGGTCCGCCGATAACGAAACGACCAGTTGGATTGATAAAATATTTCGTATCTTCATCTAGGAAAGAAGCATCAATCACTTCTGGGAAAAGATACGTATGCAAGTCTTTGGCGATTTGTTCTTGCGTGATATCAGGATGATGTTGTGTTGAAACAACAATTGTATCAATTCGAACAGGACGATTCCGCTCATCGTATTCTACTGTTACTTGTGTTTTAGCATCTGGACGCAAGTAATCGAGTTTTTTTGTTTTACGTAACTCTGTTAATTTACGCGCTAGTCCATGTGCTAGAAAAATCGGTAGTGGCATCAGTTCTTCTGTTTCATCTGTTGCAAAACCAAACATTAAACCTTGGTCTCCTGCACCAATTGCTTCGATAGCAGCATCATGTTCTGCTCCACTTCTTGATTCGAGAGCTTCATTTACTCCCTGTGCGATATCAGACGACTGCTCATCAATCGCTGTTAAAACGGCGCATGTTTCTGCATCAAAACCATATTTTGCACGCGTATAGCCAATTTCTTTAATCGTGTCTCGAACGATTTTTGGAATATCTACATAGACAGAGGTTGTTATCTCCCCTGCTACTAAAACAAGTCCAGTCGTTACAGTGGTCTCACACGCCACACGAGCGTCCGGATCTTTTGCAATAATTGCATCTAAAATTGCATCAGATATTTGATCCGCAATTTTATCTGGATGTCCATCAGAAACCGATTCCGATGTAAATAGATGACGATTTTTAGCCAATTTTATTTCCTCCTTCAGTTATCTCCAAATACGTCCCATATAAAAAGCCTTTCTCTATTTTGCACAAAACGCGCACGAATAGAGAAAGGCTGTTATTATACCTTTGCTCTCATCGTTCAGGAAAATAGTGTTCCTGCAACAGATTAGCACCTTTCACATATTTGTGTAGGTTGCTGGGCTTCAAAGGGTCAGTCCCTCTACCGCTCTGGATAAGAGATAAATTTTAATTCTAAGCTAGAATACCATAAAGTAGGTCTAGATGCAATAATTATTCCAGTGATTTACTTATTTTAAAGGCGCTTTTGATGAAAAAAGTTGTTCAATTTGTTTTTTTCTTATCATTATTTCCAACCTGTGTTATGATAGATGGATAAAAAGATGTTTTATTTATCTAAAGGAGATTGTATCTATGAGTTTAATGCTGTTATCCTCGATTATTTTTCTCGGCTTTTTAGCGGCTGTTTGTTTATTTGATTTTGTACTTCGGTGGTATTGGTTTAAATATTTCTTAGCCACCATGGGGTTGATTGCAAGTGGTATCGTGTTCTTCATTAGTTTTTATGGTGGTGGAATGGCACAAACCGAAATAGCCATTGCCATTTTCATTGGTGCGTTCGGTGAATATATTGTTTCACTTATCATTAGTCTCATTCGTTTTATTGTTCGAAAATCAAATAAACCTAAACAAAAAAAAGTTAAAACTGCATAAAAAATAGCTACGTTAAAAGCCAATACAACTTTTACCGTAGCTATTTTTATTTTTAATAAGTACAAGTTAAGTAATCCAGGTATTTTTTGCCAGGAATTATATTTATTTAATAGCATCAAACGCATTACGAATAATTTCTGCAGATGTTTTAAAATTCGACTGTTCTATCTCTGTAAGGTTTGGTTCTAATATACTAAAAATTCCTTTCGAACCAATAATGGCAGGTTGTCCAATATAAACGTTTAATCTCGGTGAAAATACAGCTAGCGGAAAAACTTGTTTTGCATCCGTTAATAACGCATCAATGATTTGTGCTGTGGCTGTCGCGATACCAAAACTGGTCCAACCTTTACCGGTTAAAATATTCCAGCCTCCACCACGAACGGCGTCTTTTAATGCTGCTAAATCAAGTGGTTTTTCTGTCTTGAAATCCGCAATATTTATGCCGCCAATACGGACAGTCGACCAAGCAACAAATTGCGATTCTCCGTGTTCCCCAAGAACATAACCATCAACACTTTTCGGATTAATATGTAGTGTTTCTCCAACAATTCTGCGCATTCTCGCTGTATCAAGAGATGTTCCCGTACCAAATACGCGTGAATGGTCAAAACCAGTTAACTTTTGAATGAAAGAAGTAATAACATCACAAGGATTTGTAATATTAATAAAAATCCCATCAAAACCAGTGGCTAAAATTTTAGGCACTATCTCCGCTACGGCTTTACTTGTTTCGATTAATTCTTCCATTCTGTCTTCTCGTAGCAATGTTTCTGGCCCAACCGCAATCACGATAATATCTGCATCCCTTAACGCATGATAATCATTCGGAATAATTTCCGTATATGAATGAGTCATGGAACTCATATCGCGAAGTTCAAGTGCCTCACTCATTGCTTTTGTTTCCTCTTTATCAATTAGGACTAGTTTCTCACAAATACCCTGTGTAACAAGAGAAAAAGCCACGTCGCTGCCAACATGGCCAGTACCAATGATACCAACTTTTCGTTTCAAAGAATCTCCTCCAAAATTAGTTACTTGAATTTAAGGCTATTAATTCATATTTAATTATCGTTTTATTATTTTCCCAAACTAGTTTACGAGGAATCGCTTCTCCAAGAGTTTCGCCCTCTTTTGTTTTGCGCACAAGGATAGGAACATCAATCGGATAAATTCGATATCCTAGTTTTTCTAATTCAAAAAAATTATCAGAAATACGTTTTTCTTTTCCCTTTGTAACAATCATTGTGTTTACTTCTAGTGGCATACCCAATTTTCTCACCTCCAATGCTTTTATCATAGCAGAGTTCACCCCTAATTGACTAGTTTTTGCTGCTTAAAATCCGCTCTGCCGCTTGAACAATTTGTACCATTCCAACATCTCGCATAAAAAAACTAAATGTCTCGTCCAAAATGAAATGACTAAGGTTCCCCTCTAAAATGACTGGCCCATTTGTTTCTAAATAATCTGCTTGTGGTTCTATTTTCTCTACATTCGTTGTATATACTCGTTTCGTAAAGGTACGCTCACTCGATAGTACAAGATAATCAGCCACAAAATAAAATTCTTTAGCAACTGCACCCGTTTCTTCCAACAGCTCTCGTCTTGCAGCTTCGATATTCGTTTCCTCTTTCTCCCCTTTTCCACCCGGGAACTCTAAACCGCGCTCTTTATGTTCTGTAAATAACCAACCTTCAGATAACCTCGGAATAATTAGCACATCGTCAGCTTGATAGTTTTGCATTTCAAAATAAATCGTTACTTCATTTTGACGGGTATCTTTATAAGTAAACAAAATCCCACTTCCTTTTCTTTTTTCCAAAATATGGTAAGCTGTAGATAACATGAATTTCGAGGATGAAAAATAATGAAAAAAATACTTATCGGAGGAATCCGACTTTATCAAAAATATATTTCGCGTTTCACTCCTGCTACATGCCGATTTTATCCAACTTGTTCCGCTTATGGTATCGAAGCAATCCAAACGCACGGCGCATTGAAGGGTAGCTACTTAGCCGTTAAAAGAATCTCCAAATGTCATCCTTTCCATAAGGGCGGACTTGATTTTGTTCCACCTAAGAAAGATAAAAATGACACTGATAATAAATCCAAACAAACTTGCAATGCCCATGATCATCATTAATCATAGCACGAATCGCTTGTTTGCGGTTCGTTTTTTTCTTGCTTTTTTGGGCAAAATAAGGTAATATCAACATTGGCTTATAAATCGTAATTAGTACGATTAGCACACTGTATAAACAATAACTATTTCGATTTAAAGGAGTGAATTAATTGAAAAAACGCTATTTTATGGTACTAGCAGCCTTTTTATCTATTTTACTTATACTTACTGGGTGTTCGTCCGAAAAAGATACAAGTGCTAGTAGCAGTGACAAATTAACGGTTTATACAACTGTTTACCCCTTGCAATACTTAACCGAACAAATTGGTGGCAAATATGTCGTTGTGAACAGTATTTATCCTCCAGGTTCAGATGCCCACAGTTTTGAACCCACTCAAAAAGATATGATGAAAATTGCAGATAGCAACCTGTTTTTCTACATTGGCCTTGGAATGGAAGGTTTTGTTGACAAAGCGGAAAAAACACTTGCAAACGAGCATGTGACATTTGTGCCTACTGCAGAAAAATTAGATTTACCAACTGATCCTGATGCTACTGCTGAAGAGCATGAACATGAAAGCGAAGAAGAACACGAGCATGGAGATATCAATCCACATGTTTGGCTAAATCCTGTTTATATGGAACAAATGGCTACTATCGTGAAAGATAAATTAGTGCAAGAAATGCCAGCTCAAAAAGAAACTTTCGAAAAAAATTACCAAACAGTTGAACAAAATCTAAAAAACTTAGATCAAGACTTTAAAATGGTTACTAGTGAAGCAAAACAAAAAGATTTTGTTACTGCACATGCGGCTTATAGTTACTGGGAAACGGAATACAAACTTCATCAAATCCCCATTGCCGGCGTGTCAACAAGTGATGAACCTTCTCAAAAGAAATTGAAATCCATTGTCGAAAAAATAGACAGCGAACACATTCCCTACATTATGTTGGAGCAAAATACTAACTCCAAAATAGCAGATGTGATTCAACAAGAAACGAATACCAAAGCATTAACACTGCATAATTTAGAAACACTA
The nucleotide sequence above comes from Listeria ivanovii subsp. londoniensis. Encoded proteins:
- the asnB gene encoding asparagine synthase (glutamine-hydrolyzing) — its product is MCGFVGCVHDRITEITGADKETFRQMNSMITHRGPDDEGYFTDDHVQFGFRRLSIIDVENGHQPLTYENERYWIIFNGEVYNYVELREQLIAEGMTFETESDTEVIIATYAKYKEKTAERLRGMFGFVIWDKQEGLVYGARDPFGIKPFFYAEEDGKLYMGSEKKSLLHALKEKELDEVSLQNYMTYQFVPEPDSLTKNVKRLEPGHQFTKKIGEPMEITTYWKATFAPVTKSEDAWVKEVRDVMYDSVKMHMRSDVPVGSFLSGGIDSSIIAAIAKEYHPAIKTFSVGFERDGFSEIDVAKETADKLGVENISYVISPEEYMQELPKIVWHMDDPLADPAAIPLYFLSREARKQVTVALSGEGADELFGGYNIYNEPNSLAMFNKMPKAFKSMLNSVAKVMPEGMRGKSFLERGTTPMEERYIGNAKMFTEKEKQILLPKYQAGHDYTNITDPFYAETKNYHPVERMQYIDIHTWLRGDILLKADRMTMANSLEVRVPFLDKEVYNVARGIPDTMKTTQGTTKYILRKAAATFVPEHVLNRRKLGFPVPIRHWLKDEMNAWVKNIIKESPTDHLINKQYVLDLLDDHCAGKFDYSRKIWTVVIFMIWYDVYVADKYDFGK
- the metK gene encoding methionine adenosyltransferase, coding for MAKNRHLFTSESVSDGHPDKIADQISDAILDAIIAKDPDARVACETTVTTGLVLVAGEITTSVYVDIPKIVRDTIKEIGYTRAKYGFDAETCAVLTAIDEQSSDIAQGVNEALESRSGAEHDAAIEAIGAGDQGLMFGFATDETEELMPLPIFLAHGLARKLTELRKTKKLDYLRPDAKTQVTVEYDERNRPVRIDTIVVSTQHHPDITQEQIAKDLHTYLFPEVIDASFLDEDTKYFINPTGRFVIGGPLGDAGLTGRKIIVDTYGGYARHGGGAFSGKDPTKVDRSGAYAARYVAKNIVAAGLAKKVEVQLAYAIGVARPVSISIDTYGTSKFSEQELIDGVNALFDLRPAGIIHMLDLRRPIYRQTAAFGHFGRSDLDLPWERTDKAEALQKLVIK
- a CDS encoding L-lactate dehydrogenase, with product MKRKVGIIGTGHVGSDVAFSLVTQGICEKLVLIDKEETKAMSEALELRDMSSMTHSYTEIIPNDYHALRDADIIVIAVGPETLLREDRMEELIETSKAVAEIVPKILATGFDGIFINITNPCDVITSFIQKLTGFDHSRVFGTGTSLDTARMRRIVGETLHINPKSVDGYVLGEHGESQFVAWSTVRIGGINIADFKTEKPLDLAALKDAVRGGGWNILTGKGWTSFGIATATAQIIDALLTDAKQVFPLAVFSPRLNVYIGQPAIIGSKGIFSILEPNLTEIEQSNFKTSAEIIRNAFDAIK
- a CDS encoding DUF2584 domain-containing protein; the encoded protein is MGMPLEVNTMIVTKGKEKRISDNFFELEKLGYRIYPIDVPILVRKTKEGETLGEAIPRKLVWENNKTIIKYELIALNSSN
- the ytkD gene encoding RNA deprotection pyrophosphohydrolase; protein product: MFTYKDTRQNEVTIYFEMQNYQADDVLIIPRLSEGWLFTEHKERGLEFPGGKGEKEETNIEAARRELLEETGAVAKEFYFVADYLVLSSERTFTKRVYTTNVEKIEPQADYLETNGPVILEGNLSHFILDETFSFFMRDVGMVQIVQAAERILSSKN
- the yidD gene encoding membrane protein insertion efficiency factor YidD; translation: MKKILIGGIRLYQKYISRFTPATCRFYPTCSAYGIEAIQTHGALKGSYLAVKRISKCHPFHKGGLDFVPPKKDKNDTDNKSKQTCNAHDHH
- a CDS encoding metal ABC transporter substrate-binding protein, producing MKKRYFMVLAAFLSILLILTGCSSEKDTSASSSDKLTVYTTVYPLQYLTEQIGGKYVVVNSIYPPGSDAHSFEPTQKDMMKIADSNLFFYIGLGMEGFVDKAEKTLANEHVTFVPTAEKLDLPTDPDATAEEHEHESEEEHEHGDINPHVWLNPVYMEQMATIVKDKLVQEMPAQKETFEKNYQTVEQNLKNLDQDFKMVTSEAKQKDFVTAHAAYSYWETEYKLHQIPIAGVSTSDEPSQKKLKSIVEKIDSEHIPYIMLEQNTNSKIADVIQQETNTKALTLHNLETLTQKDIDQKRDYLSIMKDNLAALKEGLNY